One genomic window of Kosmotoga olearia TBF 19.5.1 includes the following:
- the fmt gene encoding methionyl-tRNA formyltransferase — MKIVFMGTPDFAAEHLRKLVEKKYNVVGVFSQPDKPKGRGKKLIPTPVKQVAREYGIPVFQPKSVNKGEGFEALKELKPDIIITVAYGKLLKQQVFELPPLGCYNVHASLLPKYRGAAPIQRALENGEKETGITIFKIDEGMDSGPIALQERIEISSDDNFGTLKKKLCNLGKKLLIEFLKKISAGEIKLTPQDHSQATYAPKITKEDTILIEFDNGERVFNKIRAYDPEPGVTTRLGELRVKLFGAGICDNCCVDAEPGQIISISKDSMVVACKKGAVKISKIQFPGKKVITVWQAKSGRLIEEGIKLGG; from the coding sequence ATGAAAATAGTTTTTATGGGAACACCTGATTTTGCAGCGGAACATCTAAGAAAACTTGTTGAAAAAAAATACAATGTTGTTGGTGTCTTCTCGCAACCAGATAAACCGAAAGGTAGAGGAAAAAAACTCATTCCTACACCGGTTAAACAGGTGGCCAGGGAATATGGGATACCGGTATTCCAGCCAAAATCCGTAAACAAAGGCGAGGGATTCGAAGCCCTAAAAGAGCTCAAGCCGGATATTATCATCACCGTTGCTTACGGAAAGTTACTCAAACAACAAGTTTTCGAGCTACCACCTCTCGGATGTTACAACGTTCATGCTTCATTGCTGCCTAAGTACAGAGGAGCAGCACCGATACAACGTGCTTTAGAGAATGGCGAGAAAGAAACAGGAATAACTATATTCAAGATAGATGAGGGTATGGATAGTGGCCCGATAGCGCTGCAAGAAAGAATTGAGATTTCTTCTGATGATAACTTCGGAACGCTGAAGAAAAAGCTATGCAATCTTGGCAAAAAACTGCTTATAGAATTTCTTAAAAAAATCTCTGCTGGCGAGATTAAACTTACTCCCCAGGATCATTCCCAGGCAACCTACGCACCAAAGATAACTAAAGAGGATACCATTCTGATAGAATTTGACAACGGAGAACGAGTTTTTAACAAGATACGCGCCTATGATCCTGAACCCGGGGTTACCACCAGACTCGGAGAGCTCAGAGTTAAGCTCTTCGGTGCGGGGATTTGTGATAATTGCTGCGTTGATGCCGAGCCAGGGCAAATAATCTCGATCAGCAAGGATTCTATGGTAGTTGCCTGTAAAAAGGGTGCTGTTAAAATTTCCAAAATTCAGTTTCCCGGGAAAAAAGTGATAACTGTCTGGCAAGCGAAATCTGGCAGATTGATAGAAGAAGGAATAAAACTAGGAGGTTGA
- the def gene encoding peptide deformylase, with protein sequence MHIVYIGNPVLREKSEAIKKFDDNLKTFVKELTSIMYKEDGVGLAAPQVAVLKRMFVFDDGSGPKVIINPEILEKSKELVIMEEGCLSIPGVYADVERPEWVKMRYQDVDGNVHEELFEGYAGRIVQHEYDHLNGILFIDYLSPAKKMMIRPKLREIMKGKILK encoded by the coding sequence ATGCATATTGTCTATATCGGAAATCCCGTATTGAGAGAAAAATCCGAGGCGATAAAAAAGTTTGACGATAATTTAAAAACTTTCGTCAAAGAGCTCACAAGCATTATGTACAAAGAAGATGGCGTTGGTTTGGCCGCGCCGCAAGTTGCTGTTTTAAAGCGCATGTTTGTTTTCGACGACGGTTCAGGCCCTAAAGTAATAATCAATCCGGAGATACTCGAAAAATCAAAAGAACTCGTCATAATGGAAGAGGGATGCCTTAGCATCCCGGGGGTTTACGCTGACGTTGAAAGGCCTGAATGGGTTAAGATGAGATACCAGGATGTTGACGGTAACGTTCACGAAGAGCTATTTGAAGGTTACGCTGGTAGAATTGTTCAGCATGAGTACGATCACCTGAATGGCATTCTTTTCATAGATTATCTATCTCCCGCAAAGAAAATGATGATAAGGCCAAAACTGAGGGAGATAATGAAGGGGAAAATTCTAAAATGA
- a CDS encoding iron-containing alcohol dehydrogenase — MWESKMDIYNVFELRGRTLCYFGVGAIKKIKDIAEALKKQGINKVIVVTDEVAYKVTGAWDVIEPALKEVGIDSIMYTGVTPNPTVEQIDEATAMGKEFGAQAVIGIGGGSPIDSAKSVAILLEYTDKTASELYEQKFIPEKAKPIIAVNTTHGTGTEVDRFAVASILDKEYKPALAYDCIYPTYAIDDPALMKTLPPNQTKFTSIDAINHVTEAATTIVASPYSILLAKETIRLITRYLPQALSHPEDLVARYYLLYASAIAGISFDNGLLHFTHALEHPLSAIKPELPHGLGLAMLLPAVVKHIYPAVPEVLADIYEPIVPGLKGVPGEAEKIAAGIEKWLFSLGITEKLEDMGFTKDDIPKLVELATTPSLDLLLSLAPIKATKEVIAKIYEDSLKPLS, encoded by the coding sequence ATGTGGGAAAGCAAAATGGACATTTACAACGTTTTTGAACTCAGAGGAAGAACATTGTGCTACTTTGGCGTTGGCGCCATAAAAAAGATAAAAGACATTGCTGAAGCCCTCAAAAAGCAAGGAATAAATAAGGTTATTGTGGTTACCGATGAAGTTGCTTACAAAGTTACCGGTGCCTGGGATGTTATAGAACCTGCCCTTAAAGAGGTCGGAATCGATAGTATAATGTACACGGGCGTAACACCCAATCCAACGGTAGAACAGATTGACGAAGCCACAGCAATGGGAAAAGAATTCGGGGCTCAGGCCGTCATCGGAATAGGTGGAGGAAGTCCCATCGATTCAGCAAAGAGCGTAGCAATACTCCTGGAATACACTGACAAAACTGCCAGCGAACTGTACGAACAGAAATTTATTCCGGAAAAAGCCAAACCAATCATCGCTGTAAACACCACTCATGGAACTGGTACCGAAGTTGACAGGTTTGCTGTTGCTTCTATCCTTGACAAAGAATATAAACCCGCTCTTGCATACGATTGTATTTACCCGACCTACGCTATTGATGACCCCGCTCTTATGAAAACGCTACCTCCAAACCAGACAAAATTCACATCGATTGACGCTATTAACCACGTAACAGAAGCTGCAACCACTATCGTTGCCAGCCCGTATTCAATACTTCTCGCCAAGGAAACAATCAGACTCATTACAAGATACCTACCTCAGGCTCTTTCACACCCAGAAGATCTTGTAGCAAGATATTACCTGCTCTACGCTTCAGCCATAGCCGGTATATCCTTCGACAACGGTTTGCTCCATTTCACACATGCACTTGAACACCCACTAAGTGCTATAAAACCTGAACTTCCACACGGTCTTGGTCTCGCGATGCTCCTCCCGGCGGTTGTTAAACACATATATCCGGCTGTTCCTGAAGTGTTGGCTGACATTTATGAACCAATTGTTCCCGGTCTAAAGGGTGTTCCGGGCGAGGCAGAAAAGATCGCTGCTGGTATTGAAAAATGGTTGTTCAGCCTTGGTATCACAGAAAAACTCGAAGATATGGGCTTTACAAAAGACGATATTCCAAAACTCGTTGAACTTGCAACAACACCTTCCCTTGATCTCTTACTGAGCCTTGCTCCTATTAAGGCAACAAAAGAGGTTATTGCTAAGATCTACGAAGATTCTCTGAAACCATTGAGCTAA
- the surE gene encoding 5'/3'-nucleotidase SurE has protein sequence MNILVTNDDGIMAPGINILAQKLAEKHSVLVVAPDVERSATGHAITIRTPLWAKEVKVGEKTVGYAINGTPADCVKLGILAIADFEIELVVSGINKGPNLGTDILYSGTVSGALEGAVMEKPSIAISAADWNNPKYETAAEFLLEFLDTYDVTKMPEFTALNINVPSVDRAELKGWKVTRQSRRRYRDYFEKRKDPYGNNYYWMFGEIIEDDPGEDSDYAAVRRNYVSITPIYAFMTNQNYMPKLKEELEGGN, from the coding sequence ATGAATATACTGGTAACGAATGATGATGGAATAATGGCTCCAGGTATAAATATTCTCGCACAAAAACTAGCAGAAAAGCATAGTGTTCTTGTTGTTGCTCCTGATGTTGAAAGAAGTGCTACCGGACATGCTATTACCATCAGAACGCCTTTGTGGGCAAAAGAAGTCAAGGTTGGAGAAAAAACGGTTGGCTACGCCATAAACGGAACACCTGCCGACTGTGTAAAACTTGGAATCCTGGCTATTGCAGATTTTGAAATAGAGCTGGTTGTAAGCGGAATAAACAAGGGACCGAACCTGGGAACAGATATACTGTATTCAGGGACGGTTTCAGGAGCGCTTGAAGGTGCTGTTATGGAAAAACCTTCTATCGCTATATCAGCCGCTGATTGGAACAATCCAAAGTACGAAACAGCAGCTGAATTTCTTCTGGAGTTTCTTGATACATACGATGTAACAAAGATGCCGGAATTCACAGCACTGAATATCAACGTCCCTTCGGTTGACAGAGCAGAATTGAAGGGTTGGAAAGTCACCCGTCAGAGCAGAAGGCGTTATCGTGACTATTTTGAGAAAAGGAAAGACCCTTATGGAAACAATTATTACTGGATGTTCGGAGAAATAATAGAGGATGATCCAGGTGAGGACTCTGATTACGCCGCTGTTCGGAGAAACTATGTTTCAATAACTCCCATATATGCTTTCATGACCAATCAAAACTATATGCCCAAGCTAAAGGAGGAATTGGAAGGAGGCAATTGA
- a CDS encoding ATPase: protein MRSVLIDGQIAYNAVSQLFNSDTFRILLSELIEDSAKKRTSLINFFNLFIKDPTAVSLEDRYDIDAIIQLLLALMVNPIEKIDSSDCYSFPNLSDKRELVVKFVESLFSLWRNKHRFMIRQDSYTSRRLKRIFKQMVLVKNNTDLRSLVLSTYRQILINISDVSLKILRQEPGGAQVGFLVDTPEVLPEATLNNAKWLYDLQFVWSAVFEPPVIFYTRSNKRRGIFKVVDRPILDKISINDPQKWFLFPILAGAKLIFVIVNKEYLALASGLVNLFELASFGKIKSKKPDGLYILGLPLDFFENEEDFNGIIYRENDGTYVAMVGDHPSIDYFGYMKKMVLTIHNLLVIDEGRLPIHGALAEVSLRNGKKANIMIIGDSGAGKSETLDALNQLKEEVSEVNILIDDMGSLDILDNGDVVAYGTETGAFVRLDDLQPGYAYSTMDRSIFMNPNETNARVIVPYSNYAEIVRPTKIDYFFYANNYEKCDEGEEIKFFDDVEEALEVFSKGARMAKGTTAEKGLTYSYFANPFGAVQRKNEHQKIAQRYMEAMANAGVKIGELRTQLGINGFEQEGPLQAAKALLKLIDSQK from the coding sequence ATGAGGAGCGTATTGATTGATGGTCAGATCGCTTATAATGCTGTTTCACAACTTTTCAATTCTGATACCTTCCGGATTTTGCTTTCGGAGCTCATAGAAGATTCGGCGAAAAAAAGAACGTCGCTTATTAACTTTTTCAATTTGTTCATCAAGGATCCAACAGCTGTTTCTCTTGAGGACAGGTACGATATTGATGCTATTATTCAGCTTCTCCTGGCTTTGATGGTTAACCCAATAGAGAAGATAGACAGTTCAGACTGTTACTCCTTCCCAAATCTTAGTGATAAGAGGGAGCTGGTCGTCAAGTTCGTTGAAAGTCTCTTCAGTTTATGGAGAAATAAACACAGGTTCATGATTCGCCAGGATTCGTACACCTCAAGAAGATTGAAGAGAATTTTCAAACAGATGGTGCTGGTAAAAAACAACACAGACCTTAGAAGTCTTGTTCTGAGCACTTACAGGCAAATATTGATAAACATTTCCGATGTAAGCCTTAAAATTTTGAGGCAGGAACCCGGCGGTGCGCAGGTTGGCTTCCTTGTGGATACCCCGGAAGTTCTTCCCGAGGCGACACTCAACAACGCCAAATGGCTTTACGATTTACAATTCGTATGGAGCGCCGTTTTTGAACCACCTGTGATTTTCTATACCCGTTCAAACAAGAGGAGAGGAATCTTTAAGGTAGTTGATCGCCCGATACTTGATAAAATCTCAATAAACGATCCTCAAAAATGGTTCCTCTTCCCGATCCTTGCCGGAGCCAAGCTGATATTCGTTATCGTCAATAAAGAATATCTGGCGCTCGCTTCAGGGCTGGTTAATCTCTTTGAGCTTGCCAGTTTTGGCAAAATAAAAAGTAAGAAACCTGATGGACTATACATTCTCGGTTTGCCGCTGGATTTCTTTGAAAACGAAGAGGATTTCAATGGCATTATTTATAGAGAAAATGACGGAACATACGTTGCTATGGTAGGCGATCATCCATCAATTGATTACTTTGGTTATATGAAGAAGATGGTTCTCACAATCCACAATCTACTGGTTATAGATGAAGGAAGGTTACCGATTCACGGAGCACTTGCAGAGGTAAGTCTTAGAAATGGAAAGAAAGCAAATATAATGATCATCGGAGATAGTGGGGCCGGTAAGTCAGAAACTTTAGATGCGCTAAATCAATTAAAAGAAGAGGTTTCTGAAGTGAATATTCTGATAGACGATATGGGTTCTTTAGATATACTGGACAATGGGGATGTTGTGGCGTACGGAACGGAAACGGGAGCTTTCGTCAGACTCGATGACCTTCAACCCGGTTATGCTTACTCCACGATGGATCGAAGTATCTTCATGAACCCGAACGAGACGAATGCCAGAGTAATTGTTCCGTACTCCAACTATGCGGAAATTGTAAGGCCAACGAAAATTGATTATTTCTTCTACGCAAACAATTATGAAAAGTGCGATGAAGGCGAAGAAATAAAGTTCTTTGATGATGTTGAAGAAGCACTTGAAGTCTTTTCGAAAGGTGCAAGGATGGCTAAAGGAACAACCGCCGAAAAAGGCCTCACCTATAGCTACTTTGCTAATCCGTTCGGAGCTGTTCAACGCAAGAATGAGCATCAGAAAATAGCCCAAAGATATATGGAAGCTATGGCAAATGCCGGGGTAAAAATTGGAGAACTGAGAACACAGCTTGGGATAAATGGATTTGAGCAAGAAGGTCCATTACAGGCAGCTAAAGCTTTATTGAAATTAATAGACTCTCAAAAATAA
- a CDS encoding HD domain-containing protein, whose protein sequence is MKVLSYSVYLIKNYPELEGLLTEAKRFFEGVDSPAHDWSHIERVGKLTIQILENEEVKHRRALHISVLLHDIKRKDEVLTGLDHAKEGAKLAGKLLAKHGFDEKTIEIVVDSIRSHRYSLRKTPKYPEGKILQDADRLDAIGAIAIARVFAHKGEKRVFYDPKIKPSKNYNGKSSTYLNHFFEKILKIDPDSFWTETARKLAERRHEFTLEYVKKFLREWYGLE, encoded by the coding sequence ATGAAGGTGTTAAGTTACTCGGTATATCTAATAAAAAACTATCCGGAGTTAGAGGGTTTATTGACGGAAGCGAAACGTTTCTTTGAGGGTGTTGATAGTCCTGCACATGATTGGAGTCATATCGAACGTGTAGGGAAACTCACGATACAGATTCTGGAAAACGAAGAAGTGAAGCATCGTCGCGCTCTGCATATCTCTGTCTTGCTTCATGATATAAAAAGGAAAGACGAAGTATTAACGGGGCTTGATCATGCCAAAGAAGGCGCTAAACTTGCAGGAAAGCTGCTGGCAAAACACGGATTCGATGAGAAAACGATAGAAATAGTGGTTGACAGCATACGTTCGCATAGATATTCATTACGAAAAACACCCAAATATCCTGAAGGAAAGATCCTACAGGACGCTGATAGACTCGATGCGATAGGAGCGATAGCTATCGCGCGGGTATTTGCTCACAAAGGTGAAAAAAGGGTTTTCTATGATCCAAAAATAAAACCTTCAAAAAACTATAACGGCAAATCCTCGACATATCTGAACCATTTTTTTGAAAAGATTCTGAAGATAGATCCTGATTCCTTCTGGACTGAAACTGCCAGGAAACTTGCTGAAAGGCGCCATGAATTCACTCTGGAGTATGTAAAGAAATTTCTCCGGGAATGGTACGGACTCGAATAA